From the genome of Saccharomyces kudriavzevii IFO 1802 strain IFO1802 genome assembly, chromosome: 16:
TTAGAGTTGAGGCTATGTGGGTCGTCTTTTATGCTAATAATAGGCACCGCAGTAAGTCATGATAGCGGCGCTCAACTACTGTTGAATAAGATGAAATCCAGAGAGAGGGATACATAGATCTTGCCTACGCCTCTTCAGGAAAGAAAGTCTGCCTGTAGGGTCGCTCAACGGGATTTCCAGACAAATCAACCAAACACATTCAAACCCAATCACAAAATGATCAAAAGCTGAGTATAAAGTTGCTTCAAAGTGGTTGCTCAGCCCATATTGGAGGAAAACAGAAGCAGAAACTGGTTTGAGTTATCATCAGGCGAATAAGAGACAAACTacgtttatttttttacacGGGAGGCGCAAAAAGctattcaatttcaaaaattccaaTTGGCATTTGCCCTCttgttttccaagaagACTAATAAGAACGTGTGGGCAAATAAGGTTCTTTTTCccctttgaattttttgcttcGGGAACTGAAGACCGTCTAGAAATCTCGCAGGGAAGATTTTCCTTtgaggatgaaaaaaaaagagaaaaaagaaatttgtctttttcttgaaaaagtgTTGCTTATTCCTCACGTATGCACAGAATGCAAAGTACgagatttgaaagagtTGACTCCGCGCAACTTCCCTCTACTCTAACGCTAGTGGAGATCAAGGTATACAGGAGAAAGTTGCCGTTCTAGTGGCTATTTTTTTCGGCGACAGCTCTGGCTAGCCTTGATGCATTTtagaaaaagcaaaaccGAGGCAGAACTTGGACTCTACGCCAGCAATAATAACTCATAAAAAGGGATTAGTGTTTTTAGTTATTCAACACACTGCATGGCTTATGAAACTAAGAAACGAATGTAAGAATATAAGATTTTCGGGAATTTAATGGATTTTCTTGGTGTCCCGACTAAACTATATGAATTCATCggtttttttccaagaaatttgataCTTTTTGTTAATATATGCATGGCATCGATTAGTAGCATTTCACACAGCAGGCAACCTTTAACAATATGACTATAACCAGCAACATCACcggagaaaaaattgaaattgctCTGATAATAGGAAAGAGAGATCTAGGGACTTTAACGGTGTTAAAGCTGCCAGTAAAGGAAATGGCTGGAAGAGTAAAGTTTCTACTGGCAAGGATCTAAAATCTAAGGCGCTCCGAACTTGCAGTGCTTGTCGCAAAATTACCTTCTTCAAGTCATGCTTCTGTGAAGATTTAATGAAACAAGTGGTGAAGTTGTAGCTTTTTTAGGACATATGAAGGGGTTGTGGTGTTGTTTACTTAATCAACTATTTATTGCtgtccttttttttgtcacTACAGATCTGAGCGACACTCCCGTTTATCGGTCCGTTGCAATGTAAACAAATAGGCAAGCCAAAGGCCGCAGACAAATCAACTGAAAACTCACTACCTTTTACAgtacttttctttcgttTTTATCATCCACTTAATACTTTAAGACTATCTTGAAACAATCATTGTAGTAATAACTTGCTTCTAATCCAAGTACAATATTCGTTCAGTGCACTCTGCGAGCCATTTCCTTCTCAACTTAATGTACTAACTCAACATTCGCCCATTCCTTTTTATTGAGCGATTTTAGACGATTATATAATCCAGGGGCACTCTGCTCTCCGGTTTGTCAGATGGTCGGCATGAATACCCCACGCAAAGTTGCGCGTTCGAATAAAGCTTGCATGAAGAGTTGTCTCTTTCGAGTAATCATGCGTGGGGAATTGCTGAATAAGCATTCTCTAAGACACAAGGACTTTCTGTAAATCATTTTATCAGCTTACAACAACTACATAATTAAAGGCTGTCTTGCCAGTCTTGCTAGACAAATTTGTTGGCTGCAAATAAAATCCAAACCTTTGCTACAGCGTAGGGGGCAAAACAATAAATACCTTGAATGCGACCATCAGTATCACCTGAACATGTCTAAAAACTCTATAATATCAACAAAACCCAACTAATAACCAAaagcaagaacaagaggaagataTTACGTAGACAATTTTCACCGTTTTTTGACAGTGAAACCTGGCATCTTTTGTAGCATGTGACTCGTTATTACCGGATACAGAGttacaataaaaaacatGATGATTGAGAGAAGCGTGAagtcgaaaaaaaatttcttattACCAAAACCCACCCTTAAAATAACgatcatatatatattttttcgtAATAGTTTGCCAATCATATGAATGAGGCTACTTTGCAGCACTCACGATTGCGTTGTGGtaaatattattttgttcTCAGTTGCTTTTTCGTCAATAAAAATAGTCGAGTCATATTCGAACCTCATATTGGACCTTAAACCTATTGCTAGAAGCAGATGAGGTTATTAGTTGAGTCGGAAAAAGCCCCACATGGAAAGGAAAATGCAATAGTATCTCCCCTATTGGCATCATCTCCATACGTCGCTGTTTTATTTATCGCTGCCCTTATCGGGGAAACGTGCTATAAGCTATGAAATAATTTCCCACTTTTCACTAGAGATGGCTTATTCTTGAGATCAGCATCGTCAGTACCCATTAAAACATTCTTTACCCCCCAGAGTTATCGAGTTTCGATTTACTTGATCTAAAGGAATATATTGTAACAATAATTATTATCCACATCAGGCGCCGAGGAAGTGTAGCATTGACTATCATCTGTAGCCGTCAATGGCGAAACACTACGTGTTCTACTGTCCCTTTATATTGATGATCGCAACCCCACTGAATAGATACCAACAATTGAAGAACTTACAAATGTCATATTTTTGTAGGAGCAAGTAATTGATTATATACTTATTCACTTCGTGCCAATCTAACTGCTTTTTATAGATAATTGATTACTCGCCAAACTACTTATTTTCGTTTAAAGATAGTTGTCCAACTCGCTTCGGTACTGAGGTTTAATAGGCTTTTGTCACGGCAGGGAATTTCAAGTACGGCAAAGAGCTCCAAATCGTATCTTTAAGCGCCGACGTGTCCATAAAAGGCAAAAATGAGGTCTTGGGGCACTTTCCTGTtagtttcaagaaattataGAAGACATCACCAAGAAGAATAAGTTGAATTTCTAGGAATTCTCCTGTGAACAAGAATGACAATATAAATTTAAAGGCAGGTGATTCGGTTGCACGCCCAagtggaaaagaagaacaattcCACACCCACTGTAGATGTGAAAATTTGAACGGCAAACATCCCATTCCGTCAAAATCGAAAATTCAGGCTCATTGATTAGTGACTATATGCGATGCATTTATGGAGttgatatatatctatattcATTTCATTTAGTAAGAACGTCCTTAGGCGTATCGAGCGAaccaccaaaaaaaaaaacaacacTCTATAAGACAAGTTCActgatgttttttttttgctactttcttttggtgTGTTCTCAAGTGCCTTAACATATTACTTTTGacattgaaagatttgTTACAATGTTCCCAAGTACATTTAAAGGGTGTGTCTCCGGTATGTATCAAATAGTGTGTTCTTAATGTTGAAGGTCTCGAGCAAACCTTTCCACAAATAGGGCATTGCTTCCGTAGTTTTACCACAGCACGCAATTGCTTTTGTATAAGATCCAAGTCAGTCTGTGTTTGGGATAGTAGCGTCCCAGGATTTTGTCCCGTATGGACATTCGGGAGAGAGTATCGTTCATTACTCGCTGTTCTATGATTTTCATCCTGAAAATGCTGCACAGGTGGAGTCACAGGTTGAGAACTATATGAGGGAGTTGCTGTCGAATAAACAGGGCAACAAGATTGACGTTCAATGAACGTTAAAGGAAGAGGCTGTGATGTTGATATAACCGGCGAGAAGATCATAGAGTTGGGACTCGGTCTCCATCCAGGATCTTCTGTCTGGTGCAGAGAAGAAGATGCGTAGTGGTAAGCTGGGGGTGGTAATGAAACCTGAGTTACTTCAGGGGAAAGTGAGGTGTGCATGTGCATGATCGACGAACATGGTGGAAGATGCACGCCTCTTTTAGCCGTGTTTGAGACATCCTTCGAAGGTTGTGCATATGGCGCCCCTATGTTGGGTGAGGAACATTTTACCGGACTACAGAGCATGGATTCTAGTGTGTTTGTTTTCCACATCCTAATTGGCGCTGAAGATCGAAGTTTAGGTATATtaaaaatgttgaaaacGGCCTAATTAAGACGTCCTTTTATGTATTGAATCTTAGTGCAACACTCtctgaaaagaaggagaaagTTTGGATCAGGAGAAATAACTATGTTTTCTATGAACAAGATTAGCTGTAAATtaggcaaaaaaaaaagagcagCAACAGCCAGCGCTTATATAACATGGAGAATTTTTGGAGAACTCTGTATCTCATGGCAACCAAGTGCCGCTCAAATTTAGGGTTTCAGTAGGAAAAGATTTCCGGTGCTTTACGCTCCTTGTACAAACGGTTACTACGAACTTTCTGTGGAAATCGTGCCTTTCAAACCCGTTGGCATAGGCTCCCCAGATAGAGTTGTCACAGAAAGCGACGTGGCGGGCTTATCTTTTTGCAACGATTTTCTGAAAACAATAGGGAAAGAATTTTTGGCGTACGAAAAGGAACGATGTCCcaacatttcaaaatcactACGAGGTCTTCTTCGAGGGGAAAAATCTCCTGAGCAATTAGCTTTTGATAAAGCTGTTTCCGGATATGAGGGTGGGTATGTATGGCAATGAGAGCCAGGGAGTTATGACTATTTCAGTAGCGATGGGCCAGGGTGCTCGTATTTCAAGAAGTTCCggaaaaaagaacatgTAACGTCATTCACTCAATGGTAATGAAGGGGTTTAATCCCTTGATGTAGATACAATGAATGTTGCCATTTATTGTACAAAATATAATCAAGTATACACAAAATTTGTATAAAGATCTAGAGCAGGCTTTTGCCAAGCCTTATCACAGTGTCATTGGTTCTCTATCAGTTTCCTTAGTTCATACTGATCTTTGCCAAGAGATTCTACATTCCGATTTAAGTACGGGCTATAGAATCTTCTCGCGGCTGTTAAAAAACGAGTTCAAATGAAGTTTATTATGCCACAGTGTAGTTCCTCCTGCTGATAACTAATATTTACGCCTTGTTAGTATATCCAGAAAAATGAGTGGAAACCCATGTCAGAGAGAAAATTTGTCCGGAAGACCACGAAATACATTATGTCGGGTGAGACACCAACTCGATCTAGAATAGAAAAGTATGAtgtgcaaaaaaaaacaactaAAAAAGTACATAATATACATACAACTAAAAATTAAAATGCATAGAAAcctaagaaaaaaatatttgtcataccaaaaaaatatcacaaATGCTACGTAAGAAGATTATTGCAACATGGGGAACCCTTCGCATACAAATGTAAACAGACTCGAGAAAGGAGGGAACTCCCCCCCCCCCAATATCTATGAATAGGTTTCGATCAAAGTATCACGTAGATTTCCTGAAATGGATTCTGGTTGAGCGTCTTGCAAGCGGAAAATACTTTCAATAACACTCAATTCTGGAGCGGTAGTATCCAGACCTGTGACTGCCAAGTAGTCGTTGACGACCATGCCGGCACCAACAACTGAACTACCACGGTTAACAGTACCAGCAACCAAAGGCACCTGCAATAAGGAGGAcaattcttcttgatcttgGACACTTGTTTGTGGATGCACTAACCCACCTTGGTTACTCAAGGAACAGTATGATCCGACTAAAATATTACCTGATATGGTTTGACGGAAGACTTCCACACCTAGTACATCACTTATCAATTCTTCAGTTTCTCTGTCGATATCAGGATGCACTAAAGCAACATAGTCGTTACAACAAATGACATTACCGAGGGCGGATAGTCTTTCTTCTACTCTTTGGATCTTAACGGAATCTGGCAAACAGTTTCTTAAATGTTGTAATTCTTGATCAGTGGTTTGGGTAGGGACCAACAAACCTCTACGGTTACCCGCGGTCATTCTACCGATGATACGTGTACCAGCAATAGTGGTATGAACGATAGGAATAGCATCTCCCAATTCAGCCTCAAATGCAGAGTAAAAGTTCTCAGAACCACCAACAGCGACTAAACAGTAAGTGTTCGTTAACTTGGAGAAGACACCGATTTCATTagagttttcaaattgagTTCTAGTAGCCATTATTAAGTGTTTCGAGAATTAGTAAAGTTATGCTCTTGCTCCAAATACTCTGTCGTGTTGCCTTTTTTAATTAAGACGGTAAAAACAACGAAAGATGGggttttctttgaactATGCAAATAAAGTATGTGAAAATTCTTTACATACActagaagaaaacaatctGTCCAAAAGAACATGAGCTTTAATCTaattaataaaaattttccaaaatttttctttgccctCGGACAAAACGGGTAATGCTCATCCACCAAAAACTTCGTTCAAAATGCCTATATTCCTACATAAGAGAGTGCTGTTAATGTAAGTGATAATGGTGCAGCCGTCTCCACAGCGTGTGAGAGGCGGCTCAACGAGTCAATGGAGGCCTGAAGACATTTTTCCTCGACAGTATGCGGTGTTACTTTTGTTCCGGTGCCAACCAAGCTAGTTTTCCCCAATCTGGAGACTGCGCAGGCTTAACAGATGGAATACTTTTTCCTCATTGTTATCCTGGTCTTGCACATGGCATATTATTCCGATCGGGCCCTTATCACAGTCAGCACATATCAAATACTTGAGGcactttttgattttccagCTGGAATTACCATAGTCAAAATCGAAGTCACCATTATCAGCCGAGTCCCCTAAGAGGGAAGAGGGGATTTCCCTAGATACACCAACATTATCGAAGTCCCAGACATCTGGAACAACTAGGAAGTTGCTCTCGCTCAGCGAAACGTCTTGCCCAGTTCTCTTTTCTAGTAACTTAAAATGGCCATACACTCGCTCTGGCAGACTTATTATATCGTTCTCATTGATCGCAATGACTACACTGTGACAGCCATCAAACAAACATGTAGCCCTGCTCATGCtgtccattttttcctccttcgtcttgattttttgtcaaTTGAACTTCCCACTTTTTCTGTATATGCCAGCTCTTGACATATATTCTGGTAGTTAGCGAGAGGTTGCATTATCGCTAACTACGAAAACGATAGCATCTGCCGTAAAAGAAACTCAACACTGACTCAGCTGTGAGAGCCAATGAATTTTACAATCCTTGTAAACCAATTGTGAATTCATAAGAAGTAACGAGTTTGGGTTCAATCGATCTGGCTCCTATCATAAGTGAACAAGCATTTATTTATTGGCATCTGGCAGTGCCAAATAGGGTTTATTTTAATGCTCACGCGTTTAAACGCGTGAAAAGGCTtcacttgaaaaaaagtgaaagatCTACATCGTTAAAATTAGAGAGAATTGAGAATTGACCAAGAAGTAACTTTCACATTAGTTCTGGTTTTAAGATAGAAACACCATCAAGTTGGCTGCTCGACGGGAAGAatctcctttttttcattttttattttaacTGAGGGCTTTGCATTTTCGACAAACCccaaaaacaagaagagaacCACAACCAAAATTAATATATAATGGAGCAACAATTTCCGTCAGTTTCTGTGCAAGATGATAGTAAGAAGAAGGGCATATTATCGTTTTTCCAGAACACAACTACGATAAAGAACAATAAGTTCGTTAGAAAAGAAGCCAATGTCATTACTTTGGATGACCCTAACGAGGATGCTAACAAAGGTACGGTTGAAACCATACAGCAAAGGAACGTTACAAGCATCAGCAGAGAATCCGCAGATGAAACGAAGGCGGCGTCCCCGAAAGTCAGTGTAGAGGGCAAGCCTTCAGGCAACGAAACTGTGCCCAAGGAAAGTATAGGATCTGATGGAAACGCAGACAAACAGAGGCCTGGCGAAGCCTTATCAATTGTTTCTGAgtcaaaaagcaaaagcCCCTCTCCATCTTCTAAGAAAGAACCCTCCACTatgagaaaagaaaatgccaaaatggaaaaggaACTGAAAAGGCAACAAcgtgaagaagaaaagcacAGAAAAGAGTTATTACGTCAAGCAGAAAGGCGCAAGAAAGAGCTTAAGACGGAGGAAGAGAGACATAAGCGTgctgaattgaaaaaacagaaagaagaagccaGATTAGAGActaagagaagaaaagaagaggaaaaatcaaaaaaagagcaagaGATTCGTTTAAAGGAAGAGGCCAAAGAAAGAGCACAATCACGCATTGgtaactttttcaaaaaagttaGCGATTCTAATGCACCTCCGGTTGAAAAATCTGACTACGAGAAATTTTTCCTGCCATTCTACGCTAAAGATGGAGTTAAAGTTTGTAATAAGTGGAAATTAACAAAAGCAGAACTAGAAGAtagtaaaagaaaaatagatGGTGAATTGCTGAGTAGCAGAAATCATACCAGCAGTGACGAACTTTTAAGTTGGCTGAAGTCTAAAGAGTTGCTTAAAGATCACAAAACCAAATACAAGGCTGTTGAAGTTTTACAACAAATGACACTGAAGGAGAAGACCGACGATGAACTTCAATATCTACTCGCACAAGTTCCACATAAATACATAAAATTTTACGAAAACGTGAGGCCTCCATTTATTGGAACATACTCTATGGATTTCGCTTTGCCAGTAAATGACCCATTTTCAACGGAAGGCACAGGATTCAATTATGACTACGATTCTGACGTAGAATGGGtcaacgaagaagaagaaggtgaagTCGACAACCTAGAAAGTGGtgaggaggaagaggaagatgaagatgaagacaCCCCTAGCGAAGGAGAATTTGACGGATTCCTAGATACGGAAGAGAACAGTGACGTGGATGGTTTATCTAGCGCCAGGAGAAAATTTGTAGGTCCTCTGATACCAACAATATGTCTAAAATCGGATTTTGAAAACCTatctgaagaaaataaacgatattttcaacaaattaGGGCGGATGTACTCATAGAAGCTAATGGACCAATCGATCCTTTCAAAGAGCCTCGAGTATTACCTTCCAAGAGAAGTCATTCCGACGGGCAAACACCAAACTCAAGCCAATCTCAAAGCCccgaaaagaaacagaaagcAATGATCACAGACTTTAAGGACTTACTTCGGCTTTTTGATGGCGTTCAAGATAGCACGTTTTCCTTGGGGACCGTGACCGAAATAGCTCAAAAGAACCTGCCACAATacaacaaacaaacaattAAGAACACTATAAAGGAATACGCCATCAGAGGTTCAGGAAAGGGTGATCTACCCCGCAAATGGGAGATCAAAGACGCGCAAAATTGGGAGAACATCCGAGCCAATGCAAATCCACCAACCCTGTCTTCGTGATTCAAACAGATCATTAGTATATAGACAAATACAAATAGATTGATTACTTACTGGTATATCTAAGCAGAGTCTTCAATACCATCTCCAGTAGTTGATCTTTCTTAGAATTTCACCAAAAGGTTCCTCAATAAACTCTACACTTTTCTCATGTAAAGACAGTACTACACAACGCGGCCGGTTACATTTTAGTCACAGCCAACTACTATTTCCTATTTCTTgctcttttgaaatattttacaaGCTCATTATAAAAATGCAAACACTTAAATTACTCTTTCGGGAAATTTAACAGCATTTCGCGGGCTCGAAAATagagaggaaaaaaagactaCAAGAGCACTTCCATTTCATCGATAGAGCacttcttcatttcttcCAGAAAGACGATCAAAACTCGATAGAACGTCAAGATTCAATTTATATATCCATTGAAAGAACTAAACAGAAATTCGGAAgctcaaaaatttgacaatGTCTCAACAGCCCGGCTCACCATCAAGAGAGGACAATAGTTCCAGCTCTCCAACGGTA
Proteins encoded in this window:
- the SKDI16G2800 gene encoding uncharacterized protein (similar to Saccharomyces cerevisiae YPR015C; ancestral locus Anc_8.117) → MWKTNTLESMLCSPVKCSSPNIGAPYAQPSKDVSNTAKRGVHLPPCSSIMHMHTSLSPEVTQVSLPPPAYHYASSSLHQTEDPGWRPSPNSMIFSPVISTSQPLPLTFIERQSCCPVYSTATPSYSSQPVTPPVQHFQDENHRTASNERYSLPNVHTGQNPGTLLSQTQTDLDLIQKQLRAVVKLRKQCPICGKVCSRPSTLRTHYLIHTGDTPFKCTWEHCNKSFNVKSNMLRHLRTHQKKVAKKKHQ
- the TIF6 gene encoding translation initiation factor 6 (similar to Saccharomyces cerevisiae TIF6 (YPR016C); ancestral locus Anc_8.118) produces the protein MATRTQFENSNEIGVFSKLTNTYCLVAVGGSENFYSAFEAELGDAIPIVHTTIAGTRIIGRMTAGNRRGLLVPTQTTDQELQHLRNCLPDSVKIQRVEERLSALGNVICCNDYVALVHPDIDRETEELISDVLGVEVFRQTISGNILVGSYCSLSNQGGLVHPQTSVQDQEELSSLLQVPLVAGTVNRGSSVVGAGMVVNDYLAVTGLDTTAPELSVIESIFRLQDAQPESISGNLRDTLIETYS
- the DSS4 gene encoding guanine nucleotide exchange factor DSS4 (similar to Saccharomyces cerevisiae DSS4 (YPR017C); ancestral locus Anc_8.119); translation: MDSMSRATCLFDGCHSVVIAINENDIISLPERVYGHFKLLEKRTGQDVSLSESNFLVVPDVWDFDNVGVSREIPSSLLGDSADNGDFDFDYGNSSWKIKKCLKYLICADCDKGPIGIICHVQDQDNNEEKVFHLLSLRSLQIGEN
- the RLF2 gene encoding Rlf2p (similar to Saccharomyces cerevisiae RLF2 (YPR018W); ancestral locus Anc_8.121): MEQQFPSVSVQDDSKKKGILSFFQNTTTIKNNKFVRKEANVITLDDPNEDANKGTVETIQQRNVTSISRESADETKAASPKVSVEGKPSGNETVPKESIGSDGNADKQRPGEALSIVSESKSKSPSPSSKKEPSTMRKENAKMEKELKRQQREEEKHRKELLRQAERRKKELKTEEERHKRAELKKQKEEARLETKRRKEEEKSKKEQEIRLKEEAKERAQSRIGNFFKKVSDSNAPPVEKSDYEKFFLPFYAKDGVKVCNKWKLTKAELEDSKRKIDGELLSSRNHTSSDELLSWLKSKELLKDHKTKYKAVEVLQQMTLKEKTDDELQYLLAQVPHKYIKFYENVRPPFIGTYSMDFALPVNDPFSTEGTGFNYDYDSDVEWVNEEEEGEVDNLESGEEEEEDEDEDTPSEGEFDGFLDTEENSDVDGLSSARRKFVGPLIPTICLKSDFENLSEENKRYFQQIRADVLIEANGPIDPFKEPRVLPSKRSHSDGQTPNSSQSQSPEKKQKAMITDFKDLLRLFDGVQDSTFSLGTVTEIAQKNLPQYNKQTIKNTIKEYAIRGSGKGDLPRKWEIKDAQNWENIRANANPPTLSS